The proteins below come from a single Candidatus Flexicrinis affinis genomic window:
- a CDS encoding alpha/beta hydrolase, producing MRFFRIVLLVALLFSGAAIQAQDITEFEEPPPMPGQLIDVGGYRLHITCMGEGSPTVILEPGFARFSFNMRALQEALTAETRVCAYDHAGFDWSDPAPADTPRTTQQLSDELFALLSGTEMDEAYILIAQSLGGFITRLFAAQHADLVAGVILLDATPPEFLLSGITAGQDQGLEALLRSTLAIAQANAWTPQNLFPVLSLTSDIAPDLRRGFIALAVNPIYIETALAEWGSRLANAQSVIDAGELGDVPLHVLVAGERLALASDADSAWVRGQAAQAALSTRSELAFVVGGGHEYYIDRTDAVLGTLRNLLMGR from the coding sequence ATGCGTTTCTTTCGCATCGTCCTGCTCGTCGCTCTACTCTTTAGTGGGGCGGCAATCCAGGCGCAGGACATCACCGAATTTGAAGAACCGCCGCCCATGCCGGGGCAGTTGATCGACGTTGGCGGCTATCGTCTTCATATCACATGTATGGGCGAGGGCAGTCCGACCGTCATTCTCGAACCGGGATTCGCCCGTTTTTCGTTCAACATGCGGGCGCTGCAAGAAGCGCTCACAGCCGAGACTCGCGTATGCGCCTACGACCATGCCGGGTTCGACTGGAGCGACCCCGCCCCGGCGGATACCCCCCGCACGACCCAGCAGTTGAGCGACGAGTTATTCGCCCTGCTGTCTGGCACGGAGATGGACGAGGCGTATATTCTGATAGCGCAATCGCTCGGCGGCTTCATCACCCGTTTGTTCGCCGCGCAGCACGCCGATCTCGTCGCCGGAGTGATCCTGCTCGACGCCACGCCGCCGGAATTTCTGCTCAGCGGTATCACCGCAGGACAGGATCAAGGACTGGAAGCACTTTTGCGGTCCACGCTGGCGATTGCTCAGGCGAATGCCTGGACGCCGCAGAATCTGTTCCCGGTGCTGTCTCTGACCAGCGACATCGCGCCAGACCTGCGGCGGGGGTTCATCGCGCTGGCGGTCAACCCGATCTATATCGAGACGGCGCTTGCAGAATGGGGCAGCCGACTGGCAAATGCTCAGAGCGTCATCGACGCGGGTGAATTGGGGGACGTACCCCTGCACGTGTTGGTGGCTGGCGAAAGGCTGGCGCTCGCCAGCGACGCGGACAGCGCATGGGTGCGCGGTCAGGCGGCTCAAGCGGCACTTTCTACGCGCAGTGAGCTGGCGTTCGTCGTCGGGGGCGGTCATGAGTACTATATCGACCGTACCGACGCCGTACTGGGCACACTGCGTAACCTGTTGATGGGACGCTGA
- a CDS encoding sulfatase-like hydrolase/transferase — MPNHKPNIVWIYCDELRTDALECYGNRYGRMHTPNIDSIASRGVLFENSFVNSPVCVSSRTSTLTGLYPEDTGVYNNEAAKAEYRLPQNHETFPEVFARHGYTTANFGKVHLPPGLNAWMHSDEDGGEMQPFYEGVSREELDIIHVPNFPYIVIGGRYPGDRPYPADPVTRNAIRWLRTAPEPFFMRLSYLQPHTPVLPPPPFDRFYDSLDFPDALTNAQPVSKFEARFREIVGTDKLTPEQIRRIHVEYYGLVAWLDAQIGQFLSALREAKRLDNTIIVFESDHGTSLGEGGRLQKLTFAPEVLRVPRIIAWPGVIPAGQRRADIAEGVDLARTLLSFADIPAPDHLRGRSLFTDPAPEAVHATVGYGYTSSRTFPSSAQGTLDYEHGWPRRTCIRTRRFRFEINTRINGEAPPSEQEDAVLVDLVIDPDETVNLADDPRYSEVRQTLRSLLDVRTQESYTPPEHLTTGRYEMK, encoded by the coding sequence ATGCCCAACCATAAGCCGAACATCGTGTGGATCTACTGTGACGAGCTGCGCACCGATGCCCTCGAGTGCTATGGCAATCGATACGGCCGGATGCACACGCCGAACATAGACTCGATCGCGTCACGCGGCGTCCTGTTCGAAAACAGCTTCGTCAACTCGCCCGTGTGCGTGTCGTCCCGGACGAGCACACTGACCGGCCTCTACCCCGAGGACACCGGCGTTTACAACAACGAGGCCGCCAAGGCGGAGTATCGTCTCCCGCAGAACCACGAGACATTCCCGGAAGTATTCGCCCGTCACGGATACACGACCGCCAACTTCGGCAAGGTCCATCTCCCGCCCGGCCTGAATGCGTGGATGCACAGCGATGAAGACGGCGGGGAGATGCAGCCATTCTATGAGGGCGTTTCGCGCGAGGAACTGGACATCATCCACGTCCCGAACTTCCCTTATATCGTCATCGGCGGGCGCTACCCGGGCGATCGTCCGTATCCCGCCGATCCGGTGACCCGAAACGCGATACGGTGGCTACGGACCGCGCCTGAGCCGTTCTTCATGCGGCTATCCTACTTGCAGCCGCACACGCCTGTGTTACCGCCACCCCCGTTCGATCGGTTCTATGACTCGCTCGATTTCCCCGATGCGCTGACGAACGCCCAGCCGGTGAGCAAGTTCGAGGCGCGCTTTCGCGAAATCGTCGGCACTGACAAACTCACCCCCGAACAGATTCGTCGCATTCATGTCGAGTATTACGGATTGGTCGCTTGGCTCGACGCGCAGATCGGCCAATTTCTCTCCGCATTACGCGAAGCGAAGCGCCTCGACAACACGATTATCGTCTTCGAGTCCGACCACGGCACCTCGCTGGGGGAAGGCGGTCGGCTGCAGAAACTCACCTTTGCGCCCGAGGTGCTGCGCGTGCCGCGCATCATCGCATGGCCCGGTGTGATTCCCGCCGGGCAGCGCCGCGCCGATATCGCCGAAGGCGTGGACCTTGCCCGAACCCTGCTGTCGTTTGCGGATATCCCGGCGCCCGACCATCTGCGAGGGCGAAGCCTGTTCACGGATCCCGCGCCAGAAGCGGTTCATGCAACGGTGGGATATGGTTACACAAGCAGTCGCACGTTCCCGAGCTCGGCTCAGGGTACGCTGGACTACGAACACGGTTGGCCCCGCCGGACATGCATCCGGACACGGCGCTTCCGGTTCGAGATCAACACGCGGATCAATGGTGAGGCACCGCCATCTGAGCAGGAGGACGCGGTGCTGGTCGATCTCGTGATCGACCCGGACGAGACCGTAAACCTGGCCGACGATCCGCGCTACAGCGAGGTCCGGCAGACACTGCGTTCACTCTTGGACGTGCGGACACAAGAGAGTTACACACCGCCCGAGCATCTCACGACCGGTCGCTACGAGATGAAGTGA
- a CDS encoding pyridoxal phosphate-dependent aminotransferase: protein MPDSSDPAALFRLKPLRAARVSEVSETTAAAPVSPEERINFHIGNPLQDARLTSAYLRTALGIDIHQEMLTDSDPDGLMDHLAWDAADRPKLDFLIRAINRSGPYMPRGGYAAKAPHGVVKTFSAWLEGQQEGLHYETGETSGRREIILASGGIQETLRVLLFTLSSYLKAVPARVVCFQQRLPSAYRAMPNLEFSNLPDEEPAVCAALETLLTESPRMPTFLVLGDVPAEATRRRLRVLSLSHPLFFIEASNAPNHLSLAREVKLVQRVVRLLTPAIFAPRLHSLSLVFVAGNADLLAALESVHFNLKGTPSASEVELLSLLLDMQSPSSPSADRLPLPEAPTPFEGLYFEGAHESALPRVAGSVTRRLDALIGTRSAAIERSLRTLEANAERFSARIKGVRDSRLFDEFAMLDARALIDFLIGTLHEPETIRALQRSFLSAFVRHQPQYDAHACRVTSGSSRTALGILGFHCGISEVVIPDLSWSYEQCFPVVHAVPLTPALDLDTDAMIDKLKALLRQDAGWARRGAVAINNPHNATGRIFAEDSLRKLFIFCLENDITVIDDLAYQNVVAANDLPEIKTVRQIVSELIRLGHVSDSKADRVLTVHSVSKTDCMAGARLAVVEIRDRTLRARFEAVNDHIQPNVAAVLISYLFYRGGARSAQVYWQLRNALFAERTRALLMAVENLPPDRNPYRMMVIPPTGSMYPLLQVATLPAGLSLDWLSSSLARRGIGLLPLSTFARTEKGFETARTTFRLTLGGSDGADTLLAKTRRLLIDLNRLIAEEQARYNRRTPHYRIPAHATDRYDVLSKRMDAITADILAGTGDLAVWRRLLTAPQLEPKGLQAEFTHDYAPERLTVFRTRLLERALISDELMRKAASDNGQWLGDRLEREFTKDSLSRRQNRFRSRSYDRTVHPTQVYSLQAEMAFDSIISSLIAGAPVTQRQIATARRDLLHEYLGLNVTITSRLEADEILLDLAALGSAEQYAGLFTDSHLQPFLSFWSDWDGSSRPSGQGHQLLAMLVMANVQRMARILSLLRQADPTIAVSPELVDKLNRLEQRNQRFVRILNAITDLTNQLERRYRGILPYSVESSRVAQWATRFRLRRDPARVRFEHNDRYEQKMLELRQQRRDSLDDYFALNRQLRKELHSLIPAIRAQRDADPLLREVVSFQDVLQRAVITPRIQQSMITARDQFAIDTTVHNLHELNSIAGKHNNPGMTLALQISLSTDPEALIALDRKMRKQLEQAHREHPGCDLPSIWLIPLFEDLKSVQGIRDYLDRVWDYAAQSRQTTGSARGRFAEIIAEVFIAGSDLSQQVSQANSAYLFQHAKHDIQSWLVEHGSAEVVRVKMGSGEPMQRQGGYYSQVAGAKAFRDSADARARFDACLIGAARRSTSYAVTPLQGVFLGGELRTFQSNVSEQLRALPVRDLVSLLFHVREAQAVHRDDLLRAAEMSGESRLIARSRSAQELERLTVGNSDALYAGFLDELTDSFRHILYGREEDVVGLHIVSYFIGRSIPQLRDRPSSRRTLGSGAQRGQRILTNIAEIIPLSKQGSLLRAIAHNQAQTTILGVNQLTTGLFRALERFSQKSLREAERELVIVDRLLPHLPVYEILNTLRIYQEREGAFVRAVETALPAGNSALVALREDEEAMRRYLPLFQQELVRRHGVNVTHFFDNGVFVPDLLPTLRPDLAVLLQRDLFNTRLDAMVQDVSGTIADDWRSDVARLLAIPEQIHTWRTNIWSMIEKSIYQRVQSFSELGTALYAATANRSISAPPPAARGAMLSPSLAAYFRTARSDDEMRGFLISAVEYLSSFAEGNLEIPVSIIRAIHDVERIAQIEESALAPEMQAVFRHSLLQIARLAGENG, encoded by the coding sequence ATGCCTGACTCCAGCGATCCAGCCGCGCTGTTCCGGCTCAAGCCGTTGCGTGCCGCGCGCGTCTCCGAGGTGAGTGAAACCACGGCGGCGGCTCCCGTCTCGCCCGAGGAACGGATCAATTTCCACATCGGCAATCCGCTTCAGGATGCACGCCTGACGTCCGCTTATCTTCGGACGGCGCTCGGCATCGACATCCATCAAGAGATGCTGACTGACAGTGATCCCGACGGCCTAATGGACCATCTGGCGTGGGACGCGGCGGACCGACCCAAGCTTGACTTTCTGATCCGGGCCATCAACAGAAGCGGGCCCTATATGCCGCGCGGTGGCTATGCGGCCAAAGCGCCACACGGTGTCGTGAAGACGTTCAGCGCGTGGCTGGAAGGCCAGCAGGAAGGTCTGCACTACGAGACTGGAGAGACGTCCGGCCGGCGCGAGATCATCCTCGCATCCGGCGGTATTCAGGAGACGCTGCGCGTCCTGCTCTTCACGCTTTCGTCGTACCTCAAGGCAGTGCCGGCGCGCGTCGTCTGCTTCCAACAGCGCTTGCCATCGGCCTATCGCGCGATGCCGAACCTCGAGTTTTCCAACCTGCCTGACGAAGAACCGGCGGTCTGCGCAGCGCTCGAGACACTGCTGACCGAGTCTCCTCGGATGCCGACGTTCCTGGTCCTCGGTGACGTGCCGGCCGAAGCGACACGCCGTCGGCTGCGCGTCCTCAGCCTCAGCCATCCGCTGTTCTTCATCGAGGCCAGCAATGCGCCCAACCACCTGTCGCTGGCACGCGAGGTCAAGCTGGTTCAGCGCGTTGTCCGCCTGCTGACGCCGGCGATCTTCGCGCCGCGCCTGCATTCGCTTTCGCTCGTATTCGTCGCCGGCAACGCCGATCTGCTGGCAGCACTCGAAAGCGTCCACTTCAACTTAAAAGGTACGCCGTCCGCGTCCGAAGTCGAGCTGCTCAGTCTGCTGCTCGACATGCAGTCGCCGTCCAGTCCCAGTGCGGATCGTCTCCCGCTGCCTGAGGCGCCTACGCCGTTCGAAGGACTATATTTCGAAGGTGCACACGAGAGCGCTCTGCCGCGTGTTGCCGGCTCTGTAACCCGGCGGTTGGACGCGCTGATCGGCACCCGTTCCGCGGCGATCGAGCGTTCCCTTCGCACGTTGGAGGCCAATGCGGAACGGTTCTCGGCACGGATCAAGGGTGTGCGTGATAGCCGTCTGTTCGACGAGTTCGCCATGCTCGATGCGCGCGCGCTGATCGATTTCCTGATCGGCACGCTGCACGAGCCGGAGACGATTCGCGCTCTGCAGCGCAGCTTCCTCAGCGCGTTTGTGCGCCATCAGCCGCAGTACGATGCGCACGCTTGTAGGGTTACAAGCGGCTCGTCACGCACAGCGCTGGGCATCCTCGGTTTTCACTGCGGCATATCCGAGGTTGTCATTCCAGACCTGAGCTGGTCGTACGAGCAGTGCTTCCCGGTCGTTCACGCCGTTCCGTTGACACCGGCGCTTGATCTCGATACCGACGCCATGATCGACAAGCTGAAGGCATTGCTTCGACAGGATGCTGGTTGGGCACGGCGGGGTGCAGTTGCCATCAACAACCCGCACAATGCGACAGGCCGTATCTTCGCCGAAGACTCGCTGCGCAAGCTGTTTATTTTCTGCCTGGAAAACGATATCACCGTGATCGACGATTTGGCCTACCAGAACGTTGTCGCGGCGAACGATCTGCCCGAAATCAAGACGGTCCGCCAGATCGTGTCCGAGCTGATCCGGCTCGGCCATGTCAGCGACTCGAAGGCCGACCGCGTCCTAACCGTGCATTCGGTCTCAAAGACCGACTGCATGGCCGGTGCCCGCTTGGCCGTGGTCGAGATCCGCGACCGTACACTGCGTGCGCGTTTCGAGGCGGTTAACGATCATATTCAGCCCAATGTCGCGGCCGTACTCATTAGTTATCTCTTCTATCGCGGGGGTGCGCGGTCGGCACAGGTGTACTGGCAGTTGCGTAATGCCCTGTTCGCTGAGCGTACGCGCGCGCTGCTGATGGCGGTCGAGAACCTACCGCCCGATCGCAACCCGTACCGCATGATGGTCATTCCGCCGACCGGCAGTATGTATCCTCTCCTGCAGGTTGCGACGCTCCCGGCCGGACTATCGCTCGATTGGCTTTCCTCGTCACTGGCCCGGCGCGGGATCGGCCTGCTGCCCCTATCGACGTTCGCACGGACGGAGAAAGGCTTCGAGACGGCCCGGACGACCTTCCGCTTGACATTGGGCGGCAGCGACGGCGCAGACACGCTCTTGGCGAAGACGCGCCGCCTGCTGATCGACCTGAACCGGCTGATTGCCGAAGAACAGGCGCGCTACAACCGGCGCACGCCGCACTATCGGATACCCGCCCACGCGACGGATCGCTACGACGTGCTGAGCAAGCGAATGGACGCCATCACCGCGGACATCCTCGCGGGGACCGGAGACCTCGCGGTCTGGCGGCGGCTGTTGACGGCGCCCCAACTTGAACCGAAAGGCCTACAGGCCGAGTTCACGCACGACTACGCACCTGAACGGCTGACGGTCTTTCGAACGCGCCTGCTCGAACGCGCCCTGATCAGCGATGAACTGATGCGCAAGGCAGCGAGCGATAACGGGCAGTGGCTCGGCGATCGACTGGAGCGCGAGTTCACGAAGGATTCGCTGAGTCGACGCCAAAATCGTTTCAGGAGCCGGTCATACGATCGCACCGTCCACCCAACGCAGGTCTACTCGCTGCAGGCGGAGATGGCGTTTGACTCCATCATTTCCTCTCTGATCGCAGGCGCGCCGGTGACACAGCGCCAGATTGCCACTGCGCGCCGCGATCTGCTGCACGAATATCTGGGCTTGAACGTCACGATCACGTCGCGCTTGGAAGCCGATGAAATCCTGCTCGATCTGGCCGCGCTGGGGTCCGCCGAGCAGTATGCCGGCTTGTTCACGGATTCACATCTGCAGCCTTTCCTGTCGTTCTGGAGCGACTGGGACGGCAGCAGTCGCCCATCCGGACAGGGACACCAACTGCTGGCCATGCTCGTCATGGCAAATGTGCAGCGGATGGCGCGTATCCTGTCGCTGCTGCGCCAGGCCGACCCGACGATTGCCGTGAGCCCTGAGCTGGTGGACAAGTTGAACCGGTTGGAGCAGCGCAATCAGCGCTTCGTCCGCATCCTCAACGCGATTACCGACCTTACCAATCAGCTCGAGCGGCGTTACCGGGGCATTCTGCCCTACTCGGTCGAGTCGTCCCGCGTCGCCCAGTGGGCGACCCGCTTCCGTCTGCGCCGCGACCCGGCCCGGGTTCGCTTCGAGCACAATGATCGCTACGAGCAGAAGATGCTCGAACTGCGCCAGCAGCGGCGCGATTCCCTCGACGACTACTTCGCACTCAACCGGCAGCTGCGCAAGGAGCTGCATTCACTGATCCCGGCGATCCGGGCGCAGCGAGACGCGGATCCCTTACTGCGTGAGGTCGTCAGTTTTCAAGACGTCCTCCAACGCGCCGTCATCACGCCGCGCATTCAGCAGTCGATGATCACTGCGCGCGATCAGTTCGCCATCGACACGACCGTGCATAACCTGCACGAACTCAACTCGATCGCGGGCAAGCACAACAATCCCGGAATGACGCTGGCGCTGCAAATCAGCCTCTCGACTGACCCCGAAGCGTTGATTGCCCTCGATCGCAAGATGCGTAAACAACTCGAACAGGCGCATCGCGAGCACCCCGGCTGCGACTTGCCTTCGATCTGGCTGATCCCGCTGTTCGAAGACCTCAAGTCGGTACAGGGCATCCGCGACTACCTTGATCGCGTCTGGGATTACGCAGCGCAAAGCCGACAGACGACCGGCTCGGCCCGGGGGCGCTTTGCCGAGATCATCGCGGAAGTGTTCATCGCGGGCTCGGACCTCAGTCAGCAGGTCAGCCAAGCCAACAGCGCCTACCTGTTTCAACATGCAAAGCACGATATTCAGTCATGGCTCGTAGAACACGGCAGCGCCGAGGTGGTACGAGTCAAAATGGGCAGCGGCGAACCGATGCAACGTCAAGGCGGCTACTATTCGCAGGTAGCTGGTGCCAAAGCCTTTCGCGACTCGGCCGATGCCCGGGCCCGGTTCGACGCCTGCCTGATCGGCGCGGCGCGCCGCAGCACCTCTTATGCTGTCACGCCGCTGCAAGGCGTCTTCCTGGGCGGCGAACTGCGTACCTTCCAGAGCAACGTGTCCGAGCAGTTGCGGGCCCTGCCTGTTCGCGATCTGGTGAGCCTGCTCTTCCATGTGCGTGAGGCGCAGGCCGTCCACCGCGACGATCTGCTTCGCGCTGCAGAAATGTCCGGCGAAAGCCGCCTGATTGCCCGCAGCCGAAGCGCGCAAGAACTTGAGCGGCTGACAGTCGGCAACAGCGACGCGCTGTACGCCGGTTTCCTCGACGAGCTCACGGACAGCTTCCGTCACATCCTCTATGGGCGTGAAGAGGACGTGGTCGGTTTGCACATCGTCTCGTATTTCATCGGGCGCTCGATTCCGCAGCTTCGCGATCGCCCGAGCAGCCGGCGGACGCTGGGAAGCGGCGCCCAGCGCGGTCAGCGTATCTTGACGAACATCGCCGAGATCATCCCGCTGTCGAAGCAGGGCAGCCTCCTGCGCGCCATCGCCCATAACCAGGCACAGACGACCATCCTCGGCGTCAACCAACTCACGACCGGCCTGTTCCGCGCGCTTGAGCGTTTCAGCCAGAAATCACTCCGTGAGGCAGAACGTGAGCTCGTCATCGTCGACCGCCTGCTGCCGCATCTGCCGGTGTACGAGATTCTCAACACGCTGCGGATCTATCAGGAGCGAGAAGGGGCATTCGTACGCGCCGTCGAAACGGCCTTGCCCGCCGGCAACTCGGCTCTTGTCGCTCTGCGCGAGGATGAAGAGGCGATGCGGCGCTATTTGCCGCTGTTCCAGCAAGAGCTGGTGCGCCGCCATGGGGTCAATGTCACCCACTTCTTCGACAACGGAGTGTTCGTACCCGATCTTCTGCCCACGCTGCGGCCGGATCTGGCGGTCCTGCTGCAGCGCGATCTGTTCAACACCCGCCTCGACGCCATGGTACAGGACGTCAGCGGGACTATCGCCGACGACTGGCGGTCGGACGTTGCCCGACTTCTCGCGATCCCTGAGCAAATTCACACATGGCGAACCAACATCTGGTCGATGATCGAGAAGTCGATCTATCAGCGGGTCCAGAGCTTCTCGGAGCTCGGTACCGCCCTTTACGCCGCCACTGCCAACCGGTCGATCAGCGCGCCGCCCCCCGCCGCTCGCGGTGCCATGTTGTCGCCAAGCCTCGCGGCATACTTCCGTACGGCGCGCAGCGACGATGAAATGCGCGGATTTCTGATCAGTGCGGTCGAATACCTGAGTTCATTCGCCGAAGGCAATCTCGAGATCCCCGTCAGCATCATTCGTGCGATTCATGATGTCGAGCGTATCGCCCAGATCGAGGAGAGCGCGCTCGCGCCTGAGATGCAAGCCGTCTTCCGCCACTCCCTGCTGCAGATCGCACGTCTAGCAGGCGAGAACGGGTAG
- a CDS encoding NAD(P)/FAD-dependent oxidoreductase, producing the protein MHKHHVVIVGGGFGGLYTAKKLGNLPVNVTLIDRRNHHLFQPLLYQVATGEISPGDIASPLRRLLMKQKNTRVLMGEVTGFDIANQKVILRDGPIKYDTLVVAAGSGDNYFGNDQWKNWAPSLKTVEDATDIRRRILQTLETAERIRDPELIRAWLTFVVIGAGPTGVEMAGALAEMAHETLRPAFRNVDLSNVRIVLVQSGERVLPTYPAELSAKAEASLSRLGVEVMTGRRVTDINAEGVTISTGDRQTEFIASRNVLWAAGVKASPLGAALAKETNADLDRGGRVMVEPDLSLPGYPNVFVIGDLAHFNHQTGDPLPGVAQVAIQQGRYVGRLIERRLQGKAVGAFRYADRGTIATIGRGAAVADIGRIRLSGWPAWIVWLYIHLMYLAEVENRVLVFVQWLWHFITRNRSALLIVNSDSVPTEAQQQGPVILKTDTGSWPIVK; encoded by the coding sequence ATGCACAAGCATCATGTCGTCATCGTAGGTGGCGGTTTCGGCGGACTGTACACCGCCAAGAAGCTGGGGAATTTGCCCGTAAACGTCACACTCATCGACCGGCGCAATCACCATCTCTTCCAGCCGCTGCTCTATCAAGTGGCAACTGGCGAGATATCTCCAGGTGACATCGCTTCACCTCTGCGTCGCCTGCTGATGAAGCAGAAGAACACACGGGTACTCATGGGTGAGGTCACAGGTTTTGACATCGCCAACCAGAAGGTGATCCTGCGTGATGGCCCGATCAAATACGATACGCTGGTCGTTGCCGCTGGTTCGGGTGACAACTACTTTGGCAATGACCAGTGGAAGAACTGGGCACCGAGCCTCAAGACGGTCGAAGATGCCACCGACATTCGCCGCCGTATTCTCCAGACGCTGGAGACTGCTGAGCGGATCCGTGACCCAGAACTGATTCGTGCTTGGCTGACTTTTGTCGTCATCGGCGCAGGACCGACCGGAGTGGAAATGGCCGGAGCGCTAGCCGAGATGGCCCACGAAACGCTCAGACCGGCGTTTCGTAACGTAGATCTCTCCAATGTCCGCATCGTGCTGGTGCAGAGCGGCGAGCGTGTCCTGCCCACTTATCCAGCGGAGTTATCGGCCAAGGCCGAAGCATCGCTGTCGCGGCTCGGCGTCGAGGTCATGACCGGCAGGCGGGTGACGGACATCAATGCCGAGGGTGTGACCATCAGCACGGGGGATCGACAGACGGAGTTCATAGCCAGCAGAAATGTGCTGTGGGCAGCAGGTGTGAAGGCATCTCCGCTGGGTGCGGCGCTGGCGAAGGAAACCAATGCGGACCTAGACCGAGGTGGTCGTGTGATGGTCGAGCCTGATCTCAGCTTGCCGGGGTATCCCAATGTCTTTGTCATCGGCGACCTCGCTCACTTCAACCACCAGACTGGCGACCCACTCCCAGGAGTTGCCCAGGTAGCGATCCAGCAGGGACGATACGTCGGAAGACTTATCGAGCGTCGTCTACAAGGCAAAGCCGTGGGTGCTTTCCGATATGCGGATCGGGGTACCATCGCAACTATCGGTCGCGGGGCCGCCGTGGCCGACATCGGCAGGATTCGCCTCTCCGGCTGGCCGGCCTGGATTGTCTGGCTCTACATTCACCTGATGTATCTGGCGGAAGTAGAGAACCGGGTGCTGGTGTTTGTGCAGTGGCTATGGCACTTCATCACTCGCAACCGGTCGGCGCTGCTCATCGTGAACAGCGACTCGGTGCCCACCGAGGCTCAACAGCAGGGTCCCGTTATCCTCAAAACCGATACCGGATCATGGCCAATCGTCAAGTGA
- a CDS encoding cupin domain-containing protein: MLSVKLNDLPLRTTWTENVPGQRAHSTFPFLGAEENENTSVVYFELDAGNELGSHTDSAEEILLIMAGSVEVTVGDETTIVEGPSLALVPTMVPHNLRNVGATRAKVVGFFPSRYIVATFENAWLPDNASILDTEQILLSMQR, from the coding sequence ATGTTGTCTGTAAAGCTCAATGATCTGCCGCTGCGCACCACGTGGACTGAAAACGTCCCGGGGCAGCGCGCGCACTCGACCTTTCCTTTCCTGGGAGCAGAGGAAAACGAGAATACGTCGGTCGTCTACTTCGAGCTCGATGCCGGAAATGAACTCGGCTCCCATACCGACAGCGCGGAAGAAATTCTGCTGATTATGGCGGGCAGTGTCGAGGTGACGGTTGGGGACGAGACTACCATCGTCGAAGGGCCAAGCCTGGCTTTGGTTCCAACGATGGTGCCACACAACTTGCGCAATGTGGGCGCAACGCGTGCGAAGGTGGTCGGCTTCTTCCCGTCCCGATACATCGTCGCCACGTTCGAGAACGCTTGGCTACCAGACAACGCCAGTATCCTGGACACCGAGCAGATCCTCCTCTCCATGCAGCGCTAG